The Clostridia bacterium DNA segment AGTCGTAGCTATGGGCGGGATAGCAGGCAGGAAGCGGGTTTGATTGGTTTTCGGTTTTCGTTTTTATGTCCAGAGTGCCCCGGGATAGGCATATAGTGTTTTCTATACCCTGTGGGGGGCCGGCGTTGGGTGAAAAAAATTGCAGCTCAATTGGCTACTAAAATGTCTTTTCTATGGTGTCGGTCTATTGCTTAGCGTCAAATGTATTAAGCTGCATTAAGGTTGGTGGCAGGAGCTGGCAGGAGGTCATTTCGCGCTTAAGTTTTTAATGGTATGAGACAAATCAACTATTGCTTTTTGTAAATTTTCCATTTTAGTTTCCATCCGGATCAGTAGGTAAGCTGAAACTATAATTGGAAATCCAAAGTTAGCCACACCTTGCAATATTTCATCCAATATTAATCACCTCCCTTGAAGTTGAAAGATTTTACAACCTCTTCGCCTGGACCCAAGCCAGTCTTGGGTTTGCCGGTGCCAGCAGCCTTATGTAAATTTTCTCCACAGAGTTTACACAAGTCTAGATCTCCTACAACAGATTTACTGTCGTCCACATCGTAAATCAATGCTTTGTAGTAGATATCACGGACCCGGCTGCAGGATGCGCACTTTGCCAGCTTCGGGTATCTCAAGATTTTTATCTCTATATTGTCCAATAATTTTCCCTCCCTTTTAAGTTATAAGGGGAGAAGCAATCGCCTCTCCCCAAAGTGGTTACACAGCTTGCTCATAGATATCTTCAGTGGTAGTAGTGATTATGTAAGCTTTGGCTGCACTTACAAATGCACTGCCTCCAAAGATGTTCTTAGCAACGATGGTGTTCATTGCCGTTTCTACCTCGCTTGGAGTCAAATCGATTTTGGGGTCATCAACCCTGATCTGACGCTCTTTGCCATCAGCATCAAGGAATACAAGTACTAGGCTTTGATTCAAGTGAATTCCTCCTTTCTTCAATTATTTGGCGGTTGGCTGCTTTGCTTAGATATTTACAAGTTCGGTCTTTTCGTTAACGAGAATCTGGTTTGCGACATTAGTCTGCAATCCTATAAGAGCAATTGCTACATCATACAGATCCTGGTCAACAGCGTCGGGTTTGACATTGGAATAAGAGCGTCTTCGGGTGATCTTTTTGCCATCATCATCCGTTCCCATGTCATATACCAATTGCAGGGCACTAGGGAATTCTCTGCTTTCAAGGGCCATCTTGTTCACCTCCTTTAGGAGTAATTTGGTTTCTAAGGAGATTATAACACGGGAACGTATGTTTGTATATATCTATTTAGATATCTTCATAGATATGCTAATATGCGGAATATATAAATGTTAATTTAGTTGTAATTTATGGTAGTTGTGGTGTATGATTAAGTATAAAAGAAACAAGGAGGGCATAATGCAAACATGGCATAAAATAACATTGGTGGTTATATTGTTAGTATCACTTGTAGCTGCGTTATTTTTAGCATCAAATTATCATGAGTTTTTTTATGATTTAAGTATGACAATATTTACTTCTATATTTCTGTTTTTACTTATTGACAACATTATTGAAAAATATAGCCAAAAAGAAGAAGAAAAAAAACTTAAAGTAACAATTGAAAGAATCATACCGACAATTAATAAGTTTTACAATTATTTTGTTGATCTATATGCAGGAACTGCGGAAAACACGGTCTCAGAGGATGATCCAGTCTTAAAAAATATATTTCATGAGAAGGAAGAATTATATAGATCAATAGTTAAAAATTTAAATAGGAAAGAGAAAAGTCCATACCTTGATATCGATAGATTTACCACAAAAGACTTTTTTGCAAAAAAACCTTTAAGCTATCTAACTTGGGAACAAGTTTGGCTGAATCATTATTCAAGTCTACATCAGGATTTACTAGTTTTTCAAATGTATAACGGTGCGTTCTTATCTGCTGAACTGTTGTCTAGTCTTGAAGAGTTAATTGGGATTTTAAAT contains these protein-coding regions:
- a CDS encoding YvrJ family protein, with translation MDEILQGVANFGFPIIVSAYLLIRMETKMENLQKAIVDLSHTIKNLSAK
- a CDS encoding DUF2922 domain-containing protein: MNQSLVLVFLDADGKERQIRVDDPKIDLTPSEVETAMNTIVAKNIFGGSAFVSAAKAYIITTTTEDIYEQAV
- a CDS encoding DUF1659 domain-containing protein, which codes for MALESREFPSALQLVYDMGTDDDGKKITRRRSYSNVKPDAVDQDLYDVAIALIGLQTNVANQILVNEKTELVNI